A single region of the Lotus japonicus ecotype B-129 chromosome 4, LjGifu_v1.2 genome encodes:
- the LOC130712678 gene encoding uncharacterized protein LOC130712678 yields the protein MNLFSVPFSHSWEFNCQNFNVIISLARASTVFFDGTEYPYWKTHMQLFIESSNYKLWDIIENGNIIHKDDVGEPIKKDQLTEAQRKDYQLNARAKLFLLCALSKSQLDKVDGLATTKEVWEALGLAYEGTANVRQAKVSLLVAEYETFKMKENESIDDMFGRFQTIVNGLRNLDRKYENVDQITKILRCLHRRWRPKVTAIQEAKDLSTLRLEDLLGSLKVHEIELANDEELKKLKNIAFKANSSKSIQTKEQSEEEESSEELSEDEKALFNRKFKRMWIKQQKGKGTSRKDNKRESSMKKKSFTHKGEGGSNIDKSNITCFECKKPGHIKPDCPRLAKKSIKKPFYKKKKSLAAGWDDYEDGSEDDDEDEDEDALVALMASAESSNDEEDGEKQFAKLQLEHEKVLTEKNHIVKENTALKEQDFVKEVTTLKKRIKVLIDDLSTYTIGHDNLVKLCGNSRELHDKSGLGFDNESASSSENMSDISFTSSESGQTKFVVNCKIERDERKTSYEKKVPPKNATNPSGPKKIWVPKKSIISVADLFNRMKETPTMCSVTDTDDKIIVEA from the exons ATGAATCTATTTTCGGTACCGTTCAGTCACAGCTGGGAATTCAATTGTCAAAATTTCAACGTCATCATATCCTTGGCACGTGCTTCAACAGTTTTCTTTGATGGAACTGAATATCCGTACTGGAAGACCCACATGCAACTATTCATTGAGTCCTCAAACTATAAACTGTGGgacatcattgaaaatggcaacatcatTCACAAAGATGATGTTGGAGAACCTATAAAGAAAGATCAACTAACAGAAGCAcaacgcaaagactatcaactcaaCGCTAGAGCAAAGCTGTTCCTGTTATGTGCTTTGAGCAAATCTCAGCTGGACAAAGTTGATGGTCTAGCTACAACCAAAGAAGTCTGGGAAGCTCTAGGActtgcctatgaaggtacagcaAATGTCAGACAAGCCAAAGTGAGCTTACttgtggctgaatatgaaaccttcaagatgaaggaaaatgaaagcATTGATGATATGTTTGGAAGATTCCAAACCATCGTTAACGGTCTTAGGAATCTTGATCGCAAATATGAAAAtgttgatcaaatcacaaagaTTCTAAGATGCCTTCACAGGAGATGGAGACCCAAAGTCACCGCTATTCAAGAAGCTAAAGATCTCAGCACATTGAGACTGGAAGATCTCCTCGGATCTCTAAAGGTTCATGAAATAGAACTGGCTAATGACGAAGAACTGAAGAAGCTGAAGAACATCGCCTTCAAAGCAAACAGTTCAAAATCCATTCAAACAAAGGAacaatctgaagaagaagaatcctcAGAAGAATTGTCAGAGGATGAAAAAGCTCTCTTCAACCGGAAGTTCAAGAGAATGTGGATCAAACagcaaaaaggaaaaggaacatCAAGGAAAGACAACAAACGAGAATCAAGCATGAAAAAGAAATCTTTCACTCACAAAGGTGAAGGCGGCTCAAATATAGACAAGAGCAACATTACATGCttcgaatgcaaaaagccaggtcacatcaaGCCGGACTGTCCAAGACTAGCGAAAAAGTCAATCAAgaaaccattctacaagaaaaagaaatccttaGCAGCCGGATGGGATGACTATGAGGACGGttcagaagatgatgatgaagatgaagatgaagatgcacTCGTTGCTCTCATGGCATCTGCAGAAAGTTCAAACGATGAAGAGGATGGTGAG AAACAGTTTGCTAAGCTACAACTAGAGCATGAAAAAGTGTTGACAGAAAAGAACCACATAGTTAAAGAAAACACTGCCTTAAAGGAACAAGATTTCGTTAAGGAAGTAACTACTTTGAAGAAAAGAATTAAAGTTTTAATAGATGATTTATCTACATACACAATTGGTCATGATAATCTAGTTAAACTGTGCGGCAACAGTCGCGAACTGCATGATAAAAGTGGATTAGGTTTTGACAATGAATCAGCCTCATCTAGTGAAAACATGTCTGACATATCCTTTACATCATCTGAGTCTGGTCAAACTAAGTTTGTTGTGAACTGCAAAATTGAGCGAGATGAAAGGAAAACTTCTTATGAAAAGAAGGTTCCTCCTAAAAATGCTACTAACCCTTcaggacccaagaaaatctgggtacctaaaAAGTCAATTATCTCTGTTGCAGACTTATTTAACAGAAtgaaggaaacgccaacaatg tgtagtgtcaCTGATACCGATGACAAGATCATCGTTGAAGCTtag